The Elusimicrobiaceae bacterium genome has a window encoding:
- the rfaD gene encoding ADP-glyceromanno-heptose 6-epimerase: protein MESKKKYLVTGGAGFIGSNIAKTLEAQGHEVTVIDDFTKNGHFKNLIGFKGDVIAADLFEYLPENDYFDAIFHEAAITDTTVMDQKHMMEQNVEAFRNLLNYAAENEIPKVIYASSAATYGNGAVPMKESQPTHPENVYGFSKVIDDNLAYKFSREHQDMKIIGLRYFNVFGPGEEYKGKMASMIYQLYKQMKAGQRPRVFKHGEQLRDFVYVKDIVKANLCALHNGKETCVLNAATGIARSYNDIIKCLNHELGTNLEPEYIDNPYPFFQNKTEADMSLAKEKTGYTPDFTLETAIADYVSILEGKNK, encoded by the coding sequence ATGGAAAGCAAGAAAAAATATTTAGTGACCGGCGGTGCAGGATTTATCGGAAGCAATATTGCTAAAACTTTGGAAGCACAAGGTCATGAAGTGACGGTAATTGATGATTTTACTAAAAACGGTCATTTCAAAAATTTAATCGGTTTTAAAGGGGATGTTATTGCAGCCGATTTGTTTGAATATTTGCCGGAAAACGACTATTTTGATGCTATTTTTCACGAAGCCGCTATTACTGACACCACTGTCATGGACCAAAAGCACATGATGGAACAAAATGTGGAAGCTTTCCGTAATTTGCTTAACTATGCTGCTGAAAACGAAATTCCGAAAGTAATTTACGCTTCTTCTGCCGCTACTTACGGAAACGGTGCCGTACCGATGAAAGAAAGCCAGCCTACTCATCCGGAAAATGTTTACGGTTTTTCTAAAGTAATTGATGATAATTTGGCTTATAAATTTTCTCGCGAGCATCAGGATATGAAAATTATCGGTTTACGCTATTTTAACGTTTTTGGTCCCGGCGAAGAATATAAAGGCAAAATGGCCAGCATGATTTATCAGTTGTATAAACAAATGAAAGCCGGTCAACGCCCGCGTGTATTTAAACACGGGGAACAATTGCGTGATTTTGTATATGTAAAAGACATTGTAAAGGCCAATTTGTGTGCTTTGCATAATGGTAAAGAAACCTGTGTGTTGAATGCCGCCACCGGCATTGCTCGCAGTTATAATGACATTATCAAATGCTTAAACCATGAATTAGGTACTAATTTAGAACCGGAATATATAGACAATCCGTATCCGTTCTTCCAAAACAAGACCGAAGCCGACATGAGTCTTGCCAAAGAAAAAACGGGTTATACGCCGGACTTTACCTTAGAGACCGCCATTGCCGATTACGTAAGCATTTTAGAAGGCAAAAACAAATAA
- the atpG gene encoding ATP synthase F1 subunit gamma — protein MESLRDIRQNIKAIRSTQQIMQTMKMISSARIRKAQESMENARPFAKKMLEMVADLKQEVLALPQEVDGQESWASRLFINKTGDCNKVGLIVITGDKGLCGSFNAIILRAAVAFLKENQDKEIYVFCIGKKGKDFINRFRHKNIHIVYDSVGIFPKVEYVHAVLLGEAVMKEYFEKNLSSITLLYNDFKSMGSQRLAQYKILPFSLDAEVKETDGREFLFEPGMKEIFKILVPRLIKANMFRVLLESQAANLAATMNAMDAASKNAGELAEALGVKLNKVRQSGITNEILDIVNGAEALNG, from the coding sequence ATGGAATCTTTGCGCGATATACGCCAAAACATCAAAGCCATTCGCTCTACGCAACAAATCATGCAGACGATGAAAATGATTTCCAGTGCGCGCATTCGCAAAGCACAGGAAAGCATGGAGAATGCTCGTCCGTTTGCTAAGAAAATGTTGGAAATGGTGGCGGACTTAAAGCAAGAAGTTTTGGCGTTGCCGCAAGAAGTGGACGGGCAAGAAAGTTGGGCCTCTCGGTTATTTATCAATAAAACGGGAGATTGCAATAAAGTCGGTTTAATTGTTATTACGGGCGATAAAGGGTTGTGCGGTTCTTTTAATGCCATTATTTTGCGTGCAGCCGTTGCTTTTCTAAAAGAAAACCAAGATAAAGAAATTTATGTGTTCTGTATCGGTAAGAAAGGAAAAGACTTTATCAATCGTTTCCGTCATAAAAACATTCATATTGTGTATGATAGTGTTGGCATTTTTCCAAAGGTGGAGTATGTTCATGCTGTCCTTTTGGGAGAAGCTGTGATGAAAGAATATTTTGAAAAGAATCTTTCGTCCATTACGCTGTTATATAATGATTTTAAATCGATGGGCAGCCAGCGTTTGGCGCAATATAAAATTTTGCCTTTTTCATTAGACGCGGAAGTAAAAGAGACTGACGGACGGGAATTTTTATTTGAGCCGGGCATGAAAGAAATTTTTAAAATTTTAGTGCCTCGTTTAATAAAAGCCAATATGTTTCGGGTTTTGTTAGAAAGTCAGGCTGCCAATTTAGCCGCCACTATGAATGCAATGGACGCCGCCAGCAAAAATGCAGGAGAATTGGCAGAGGCTTTAGGCGTAAAATTAAACAAGGTGCGCCAGTCTGGTATTACCAATGAAATTTTAGATATTGTAAACGGGGCAGAAGCTCTAAACGGTTAA